One Urocitellus parryii isolate mUroPar1 chromosome 9, mUroPar1.hap1, whole genome shotgun sequence DNA segment encodes these proteins:
- the Mrm2 gene encoding rRNA methyltransferase 2, mitochondrial isoform X1 — protein MAGCLKLVCASLQRQSFHTAGCYYKGRTGAEHLWLSRHLKDPFVKAAKVESYRCRSAFKLLEMNERHRILWPGLRVLDCGAAPGAWSQVAVHSVNATGRDSSSPVGFVLGVDLLHITPLEGATFLCSADVTDPKTLQRILELLPGGRADVILSDMAPNATGIQGLDHDRLIGLCLSLLDMASVVLHPGGTLLCKTWAGSLSQRFQKRLREEFQNTRTVKPTASRKESSEVYLLATQYHRRKGSVKP, from the exons ATGGCAGG GTGCTTGAAGCTGGTGTGTGCTTCCCTCCAGCGTCAGAGCTTCCACACTGCAGGGTGTTACTACAAGGGCCGGACAGGTGCTGAGCACCTATGGCTGAGTCGGCATTTAAAGGACCCATTTGTGAAGGCTGCGAAGGTGGAGAGTTACCGCTGTCGAAGTGCCTTCAAGCTTCTGGAGATGAATGAGAGGCATCGGATTCTGTGGCCTGGCCTCCGTGTGTTGGACTGCGGGGCAGCTCCTGGAGCCTGGAGTCAGGTGGCAGTGCACAGCGTCAATGCCACAGGCAGAG ATTCCAGCTCTCCTGTTGGCTTTGTGCTTGGAGTGGATCTTCTTCACATAACTCCCCTGGAAGGAGCAACTTTTCTGTGCTCTGCTGATGTGACTGACCCGAAAACCTTGCAGAGGATCCTAGAACTGCTTCCTGGGGGGAGGGCAGATGTGATTCTGAGCGACATGGCACCCAATGCCACTGGGATCCAGGGGCTTGATCATGACAGGCTTATCGGCCTGTGCCTGTCACTTCTGGACATGGCTTCAGTTGTCCTGCACCCAGGGGGAACATTGCTTTGTAAGACCTGGGCTGGAAGTCTAAGCCAGCGATTTCAGAAGAGATTGAGAGAGGAATTCCAGAACACAAGAACTGTGAAACCCACGGCCAGCAGGAAAGAATCATCAGAGGTGTACCTCTTGGCCACACAGTACCATAGAAGGAAGGGCTCTGTGAAGCCGTGA
- the Mrm2 gene encoding rRNA methyltransferase 2, mitochondrial isoform X2 produces MAGCLKLVCASLQRQSFHTAGCYYKGRTGAEHLWLSRHLKDPFVKAAKVESYRCRSAFKLLEMNERHRILWPGLRVLDCGAAPGAWSQVAVHSVNATGRGGTPTLLVAPSDHKSEGMKIPALLLALCLEWIFFT; encoded by the exons ATGGCAGG GTGCTTGAAGCTGGTGTGTGCTTCCCTCCAGCGTCAGAGCTTCCACACTGCAGGGTGTTACTACAAGGGCCGGACAGGTGCTGAGCACCTATGGCTGAGTCGGCATTTAAAGGACCCATTTGTGAAGGCTGCGAAGGTGGAGAGTTACCGCTGTCGAAGTGCCTTCAAGCTTCTGGAGATGAATGAGAGGCATCGGATTCTGTGGCCTGGCCTCCGTGTGTTGGACTGCGGGGCAGCTCCTGGAGCCTGGAGTCAGGTGGCAGTGCACAGCGTCAATGCCACAGGCAGAGGTGGGACCCCCACGCTCCTGGTAGCACCTTCTGATCACAAGTCTGAGGGAATGAAA ATTCCAGCTCTCCTGTTGGCTTTGTGCTTGGAGTGGATCTTCTTCACATAA